A section of the Streptomyces sp. SCL15-4 genome encodes:
- a CDS encoding SDR family oxidoreductase has protein sequence MHVFVTGGTGQTGPTVVAELVAAGHKVTGLARSDAAAARLESLGATPHHGSLDDLDSLRSGAAAADAVLHMAYGGDFSDLDGMTRRDRTAIETLGRPLEHSGKPFVVTSGTLVMPAGRESTELDEPDTAGIAAFRIAGERACLDFAARGVRASVVRLAPTVHGPDDHGFIPMLIATARKTGVSAYVGDGTNRWPAVHRLDAAVLFRLALEKAPAGSVLHGAAESGVTLKSIAETIARGLDLPTASLTPAEAAGHFVSPFMATAYGFDGPVSSAHTRELLGWTPTHPTLLQDLEHGDYLAGPAS, from the coding sequence ATGCATGTCTTCGTCACCGGCGGTACCGGCCAGACCGGTCCAACGGTCGTCGCCGAACTCGTCGCGGCCGGCCACAAGGTCACCGGCCTGGCGCGCTCGGACGCCGCCGCCGCGCGGCTGGAATCACTGGGAGCCACACCGCACCACGGCTCGCTGGACGACCTCGACAGTCTGCGCAGCGGTGCCGCGGCCGCCGACGCCGTCCTACACATGGCCTACGGTGGTGACTTCTCCGACCTGGACGGCATGACGCGGCGCGACCGCACCGCGATCGAGACGCTCGGCCGGCCGCTGGAACACTCGGGCAAGCCGTTCGTCGTCACCTCCGGCACCCTGGTCATGCCCGCCGGCCGGGAGAGCACCGAGCTGGACGAGCCCGACACGGCCGGGATCGCGGCCTTCCGCATCGCCGGTGAACGAGCGTGCCTGGACTTCGCCGCCCGGGGCGTGCGCGCGAGCGTGGTCCGCCTCGCTCCGACCGTCCACGGTCCCGACGACCACGGGTTCATCCCCATGCTCATCGCCACCGCCCGGAAGACCGGCGTGTCGGCCTACGTCGGCGACGGCACCAACCGATGGCCCGCCGTACACCGGCTCGACGCGGCGGTCCTGTTCCGCCTCGCACTGGAGAAGGCGCCTGCGGGCAGCGTGCTGCACGGAGCGGCCGAAAGCGGCGTCACCCTGAAGAGCATCGCGGAGACGATCGCCCGGGGCCTGGACCTGCCCACGGCCTCGCTCACTCCGGCCGAGGCCGCCGGCCACTTCGTGAGCCCGTTCATGGCCACCGCCTACGGCTTCGACGGTCCCGTCTCCAGCGCTCACACGCGGGAACTGCTCGGCTGGACGCCCACCCACCCGACCCTGCTCCAGGACCTGGAGCACGGAGATTACCTGGCGGGCCCGGCGTCCTGA
- a CDS encoding DUF397 domain-containing protein, whose amino-acid sequence MVSSEHTVPDSSSLTGWYKSSYSGGDQGECLEVARGHAHVPVRDSKAVAGPAVLFSANGWVSFVNAVKDGRLG is encoded by the coding sequence ATGGTCAGCAGTGAGCACACCGTCCCCGACTCGTCCAGCCTCACCGGCTGGTACAAGTCCAGCTACAGCGGCGGTGATCAGGGTGAGTGCCTCGAAGTCGCCCGCGGCCACGCTCACGTACCCGTCCGCGACAGCAAAGCCGTCGCCGGACCCGCCGTCCTCTTCTCGGCGAACGGCTGGGTCTCGTTCGTGAACGCCGTCAAGGACGGCCGCCTGGGCTGA
- a CDS encoding helix-turn-helix transcriptional regulator produces MSVVRRPKTPREKYGEELRLRRIAAGLTQEQLSEIVVCSPTLVSHWEAGRRLPKPDDARRIDQALGTDGFFERWLQDLESKYTDHFAAVAELERQASLIQQFALTLVPGTLQTDEYAGALFRAYWPNYTAEELDEFIVIRTKRRRILDGPAHPVVWTLLDESVLRRRVGGPHVMAKQLHGIADLAEAGRLRLHVLPYEVGAHALMQSLLTLMAFDDSAPVAYVEGFQSGNLMDDPALVSGCQTAYALALSDALSQQESLTLVRAAAEEHAHGQQ; encoded by the coding sequence ATGAGCGTTGTCCGCAGGCCGAAGACGCCGCGCGAGAAGTACGGGGAGGAGCTGAGGCTGCGGCGCATCGCGGCCGGACTCACGCAGGAGCAACTGAGCGAGATCGTGGTCTGCTCGCCCACGTTGGTCAGCCACTGGGAGGCGGGAAGAAGGCTTCCCAAGCCGGATGACGCCCGTCGGATCGACCAGGCGCTGGGGACGGACGGGTTCTTCGAGCGGTGGCTGCAGGACTTGGAGTCGAAATACACCGATCACTTCGCCGCAGTTGCGGAGCTGGAGCGACAGGCGTCACTGATCCAGCAGTTCGCGCTGACGCTGGTCCCCGGAACGCTCCAGACCGACGAGTACGCAGGTGCCCTCTTCCGCGCCTATTGGCCCAACTACACGGCCGAGGAGCTTGACGAATTCATCGTCATCCGAACGAAACGCCGCCGGATCCTCGACGGACCCGCCCATCCGGTCGTCTGGACGCTGCTCGACGAGTCCGTACTTCGACGCCGTGTAGGCGGCCCACACGTCATGGCCAAGCAGTTGCACGGCATTGCCGACTTGGCCGAGGCCGGTCGGCTACGGCTGCATGTTCTGCCCTACGAGGTGGGAGCACATGCGCTTATGCAGAGTCTGCTCACTCTCATGGCCTTTGATGACTCCGCCCCTGTGGCCTACGTAGAGGGCTTCCAGAGCGGGAACCTGATGGATGATCCCGCGCTGGTGAGCGGCTGCCAGACCGCCTACGCTCTGGCCCTGAGCGACGCGTTGTCGCAACAGGAGTCACTGACCCTCGTCAGGGCGGCAGCAGAGGAACATGCGCATGGTCAGCAGTGA
- a CDS encoding GNAT family N-acetyltransferase, translating to MTLETSRLILRRWREEDVGPMAAVNADPEVMRWIRDGGVLDEQQTRGRIRAWESEWESRGYGLFAVEIRATGELAGFTGLSVPDFLPEVLPAVEVGWRLGRSHWGQGLATEAAAAAVRFGFEERGLERIVSIVQVGNDASERITAKLGMRLVRETVSPAGGRRVRVFEASSAAG from the coding sequence ATCACGCTGGAGACGTCCCGTCTGATCCTGCGTCGCTGGCGCGAGGAAGACGTCGGGCCCATGGCCGCCGTCAACGCAGACCCCGAGGTCATGCGGTGGATCCGTGACGGCGGCGTCCTTGACGAACAGCAGACGCGCGGCAGGATCCGGGCGTGGGAGAGCGAATGGGAGTCCCGGGGCTACGGCCTGTTCGCCGTGGAGATCCGGGCCACCGGCGAGCTGGCCGGGTTCACCGGCCTTTCGGTGCCCGACTTCCTGCCGGAGGTCCTGCCGGCGGTCGAGGTCGGCTGGCGGCTGGGACGGTCCCACTGGGGTCAGGGCCTGGCCACCGAGGCCGCCGCGGCCGCTGTGCGGTTCGGGTTCGAGGAACGGGGGCTGGAGCGGATCGTCAGCATCGTGCAAGTGGGCAACGACGCCTCCGAACGCATCACGGCCAAGCTGGGGATGCGCCTGGTGCGTGAGACCGTGAGCCCCGCCGGCGGCCGGCGGGTCCGGGTGTTCGAGGCGTC